A region from the Triticum dicoccoides isolate Atlit2015 ecotype Zavitan unplaced genomic scaffold, WEW_v2.0 scaffold97796, whole genome shotgun sequence genome encodes:
- the LOC119348614 gene encoding pathogenesis-related protein 1-like yields MEYSPKLGAALLLALASAMIVTAQNGADDMLNAHNEVRAAVGVGPVTWDPIVAAYAQSYAEKRRADCQLLLSPEVRPYGENLFWAAGAEWNAVDAVIYWASGKQYYDHATNTCSAPTGESCMGYLQLVWRDTKTIGCGAVLCDGNAGVFVICSYSPPPVLGQIPY; encoded by the coding sequence ATGGAGTACTCGCCAAAGCTAGGGGCGGCACTGCTCTTAGCTCTCGCGTCCGCCATGATCGTCACCGCCCAGAACGGGGCCGATGACATGCTGAACGCCCACAATGAAGTGCGCGCCGCCGTCGGTGTGGGGCCAGTGACGTGGGACCCCATAGTGGCGGCGTACGCGCAGTCGTACGCGGAGAAGCGCCGCGCCGACTGCCAGCTACTACTCTCTCCGGAGGTGCGCCCATACGGAGAGAACCTTTTTTGGGCCGCTGGGGCCGAATGGAATGCGGTGGACGCAGTGATTTATTGGGCGTCCGGGAAGCAGTACTACGACCACGCCACCAACACCTGCTCCGCACCTACGGGTGAGTCGTGCATGGGATACCTGCAGTTGGTGTGGAGGGACACCAAGACCATCGGCTGTGGCGCTGTCCTCTGTGACGGCAACGCTGGCGTGTTTGTCATCTGCAGCTAC